Proteins from a genomic interval of Musa acuminata AAA Group cultivar baxijiao chromosome BXJ1-9, Cavendish_Baxijiao_AAA, whole genome shotgun sequence:
- the LOC135594320 gene encoding glycine cleavage system H protein, mitochondrial-like, with protein sequence MALKLWASSTANTLRISCSSSRPAFPAFSIFRSFSSVIEGLKYTGSHEWVKQEGSVATVGITDHAQGHLGEVVFVELPESGAAVAKGSSFGAVESVKATSDVNSPVSGEVIEINTRLTETPGLINSSPYEDGWMIKVRPSDPSEVKSLMGSKEYTKFCEEEDAH encoded by the exons ATGGCTCTCAAGTTGTGGGCTTCTTCTACTGCCAATACACTCAGGATCTCCTGCAGTAGCAGCAGACCTGCTTTCCCTGCTTTCTCCATCTTTAGGAGTTTCTCCTCCG TTATCGAAGGATTGAAGTATACTGGTTCTCACGAGTGGGTGAAGCAGGAGGGATCTGTGGCGACCGTCGGCATCACCGATCACGCCCAG GGCCATCTTGGAGAGGTGGTCTTCGTGGAGCTGCCTGAGTCCGGCGCAGCTGTGGCAAAAGGGAGCAGCTTTGGAGCAGTGGAGAGTGTCAAAGCAACAAGCGACGTCAACTCCCCTGTCTCGGGTGAAGTCATTGAGATCAACACCAGGCTCACTGAAACCCCTGGCCTG ATCAACTCCAGCCCTTATGAAGATGGATGGATGATCAAGGTTCGACCCAGTGACCCATCCGAAGTAAAATCTTTGATGGGATCCAAGGAGTACACCAAGTTTTGTGAGGAAGAAGATGCGCACTAG
- the LOC135594321 gene encoding uncharacterized protein LOC135594321 gives MTCKSHPSVCNAGVCASCLRERLLALIAAQNESSINYNYGRWRSDPPWPLPPQPPLVFHRSVSPYVAHRRSVGSDASPGHPRLHHHYQWFFSTPQVGPTFSAASGCDRLREIDGGRTQRFSILRTLFGHRRSEEAENALGAPKISASGSWFSALIRGRWKKKKKSQLWSAAEEEAPPPWRAPRSCRTVKSGMSPAMENEDVSGYSSDEWRRSNLRPKRQFAANHGVVGAVSGFSICLSPPVSFGPEARRSQPAESGFSGVLRIPGNLIQHRNLPVGAALARNRSRKLVDLGRFK, from the coding sequence ATGACGTGCAAGAGTCACCCCAGCGTGTGCAACGCTGGCGTCTGTGCCTCCTGCCTCCGGGAGCGACTTCTCGCCCTCATCGCCGCCCAGAACGAGTCCTCCATCAACTACAACTACGGCCGCTGGAGATCGGACCCACCgtggccgctgcctccgcagcctCCCCTTGTGTTCCACCGATCCGTCTCTCCTTACGTCGCCCATCGCAGGTCCGTCGGATCCGACGCCTCCCCTGGTCATCCCCGCCTCCACCACCACTACCAGTGGTTCTTCAGCACCCCCCAGGTAGGCCCAACCTTCAGCGCGGCATCCGGTTGCGACAGGCTCCGCGAGATCGACGGCGGGCGGACGCAGAGGTTCTCCATTTTGAGGACCCTGTTTGGGCATCGCAGGTCGGAGGAGGCGGAGAACGCTTTGGGAGCTCCCAAGATTTCGGCCTCTGGTTCTTGGTTCTCGGCGCTGATCCGCGGCcgttggaagaagaagaagaagtctcaGCTCTGGTCGGCCGCGGAGGAGGAGGCTCCTCCGCCGTGGAGGGCGCCGAGGTCGTGCCGCACGGTGAAGAGTGGAATGTCGCCGGCGATGGAGAACGAAGACGTCAGCGGGTACTCCAGTGATGAGTGGCGACGGTCGAATTTAAGGCCGAAGCGACAGTTCGCGGCTAACCACGGAGTCGTCGGCGCCGTCTCGGGCTTCTCCATCTGCCTAAGCCCGCCGGTTAGCTTCGGGCCAGAAGCGCGGCGAAGCCAACCTGCAGAGTCGGGATTCTCCGGCGTTCTCCGGATCCCTGGGAACTTGATCCAACACCGGAACCTGCCCGTAGGAGCTGCGCTCGCGCGGAACCGATCAAGAAAGTTGGTCGACTTGGGTAGGTTCAAATGA